From one Nycticebus coucang isolate mNycCou1 chromosome 14, mNycCou1.pri, whole genome shotgun sequence genomic stretch:
- the ARL2 gene encoding ADP-ribosylation factor-like protein 2 isoform X4 codes for MGLLTILKKMKQKERELRLLMLGLDNAGKTTILKKFNGEDIDTISPTLGFNIKTLEHRGFKLNIWDVGGQKSLRSYWRNYFESTDGLIWVVDSADRQRMEDCQRELQSLLVEERLAGATLLIFANKQDLPGALSSNAIREALELDSIRSHHWCIQGCSAVTGENLLPGIDWLLDDISSRVFTAD; via the exons ATGGGACTTCTGACCATTCTGAAGAAGATGAAGCAGAAAGAGCGGGAGCTGCGACTGCTCATGCT TGGCCTGGACAATGCCGGAAAAACAACTATTCTCAAGAAGTTCAATGGAGAAGATATTGACACCATCTCCCCGACACTGGGGTTCAATATCAAGACCCTGGAGCACCGAGG ATTCAAGCTAAACATCTGGGATGTGGGCGGCCAGAAGTCCTTGCGGTCCTACTGGCGGAACTACTTTGAGAGTACTGACGGCCTCATCTGGGTGGTGGACAGTGCTGACCGCCAGCGCATGGAAGACTGCCAGAGGGAGCTCCAGAGCCTGTTGGTGGAGGAG CGCTTGGCTGGAGCAACCCTTCTCATCTTTGCCAACAAGCAGGACCTGCCTGGAGCATTGTCCTCTAACGCCATCCGAGAG GCCTTGGAACTGGACTCCATCCGCAGCCACCACTGGTGCATCCAGGGTTGCAGTGCCGTGACCGGGGAGAACCTGCTGCCTGGCATCGACTGGCTCCTGGATGACATTTCCAGCCGTGTATTCACAGCTGACTGA
- the ARL2 gene encoding ADP-ribosylation factor-like protein 2 isoform X3, whose translation MGLLTILKKMKQKERELRLLMLGLDNAGKTTILKKFNGEDIDTISPTLGFNIKTLEHRGFKLNIWDVGGQKSLRSYWRNYFESTDGLIWVVDSADRQRMEDCQRELQSLLVEERLAGATLLIFANKQDLPGALSSNAIREMAKQAQRNYVTTQGHTASLGTGLHPQPPLVHPGLQCRDRGEPAAWHRLAPG comes from the exons ATGGGACTTCTGACCATTCTGAAGAAGATGAAGCAGAAAGAGCGGGAGCTGCGACTGCTCATGCT TGGCCTGGACAATGCCGGAAAAACAACTATTCTCAAGAAGTTCAATGGAGAAGATATTGACACCATCTCCCCGACACTGGGGTTCAATATCAAGACCCTGGAGCACCGAGG ATTCAAGCTAAACATCTGGGATGTGGGCGGCCAGAAGTCCTTGCGGTCCTACTGGCGGAACTACTTTGAGAGTACTGACGGCCTCATCTGGGTGGTGGACAGTGCTGACCGCCAGCGCATGGAAGACTGCCAGAGGGAGCTCCAGAGCCTGTTGGTGGAGGAG CGCTTGGCTGGAGCAACCCTTCTCATCTTTGCCAACAAGCAGGACCTGCCTGGAGCATTGTCCTCTAACGCCATCCGAGAG atggcaaAGCAAGCTCAGAGGAATTATGTaactacccaaggtcacacagcca GCCTTGGAACTGGACTCCATCCGCAGCCACCACTGGTGCATCCAGGGTTGCAGTGCCGTGACCGGGGAGAACCTGCTGCCTGGCATCGACTGGCTCCTGGATGA
- the ARL2 gene encoding ADP-ribosylation factor-like protein 2 isoform X1 produces the protein MGKQQGGLWRLALAKALLGSSVLLLNLMCPSGLDNAGKTTILKKFNGEDIDTISPTLGFNIKTLEHRGFKLNIWDVGGQKSLRSYWRNYFESTDGLIWVVDSADRQRMEDCQRELQSLLVEERLAGATLLIFANKQDLPGALSSNAIREMAKQAQRNYVTTQGHTASLGTGLHPQPPLVHPGLQCRDRGEPAAWHRLAPG, from the exons ATGGGAAAGCAGCAGGGAGGTCTTTGGAGATTGGCCTTGGCAAAAGCACTTTTAGGAAGCAGT GTACTTCTCCTTAACCTGATGTGTCCCAGTGGCCTGGACAATGCCGGAAAAACAACTATTCTCAAGAAGTTCAATGGAGAAGATATTGACACCATCTCCCCGACACTGGGGTTCAATATCAAGACCCTGGAGCACCGAGG ATTCAAGCTAAACATCTGGGATGTGGGCGGCCAGAAGTCCTTGCGGTCCTACTGGCGGAACTACTTTGAGAGTACTGACGGCCTCATCTGGGTGGTGGACAGTGCTGACCGCCAGCGCATGGAAGACTGCCAGAGGGAGCTCCAGAGCCTGTTGGTGGAGGAG CGCTTGGCTGGAGCAACCCTTCTCATCTTTGCCAACAAGCAGGACCTGCCTGGAGCATTGTCCTCTAACGCCATCCGAGAG atggcaaAGCAAGCTCAGAGGAATTATGTaactacccaaggtcacacagcca GCCTTGGAACTGGACTCCATCCGCAGCCACCACTGGTGCATCCAGGGTTGCAGTGCCGTGACCGGGGAGAACCTGCTGCCTGGCATCGACTGGCTCCTGGATGA
- the ARL2 gene encoding ADP-ribosylation factor-like protein 2 isoform X2, translating to MGKQQGGLWRLALAKALLGSSVLLLNLMCPSGLDNAGKTTILKKFNGEDIDTISPTLGFNIKTLEHRGFKLNIWDVGGQKSLRSYWRNYFESTDGLIWVVDSADRQRMEDCQRELQSLLVEERLAGATLLIFANKQDLPGALSSNAIREALELDSIRSHHWCIQGCSAVTGENLLPGIDWLLDDISSRVFTAD from the exons ATGGGAAAGCAGCAGGGAGGTCTTTGGAGATTGGCCTTGGCAAAAGCACTTTTAGGAAGCAGT GTACTTCTCCTTAACCTGATGTGTCCCAGTGGCCTGGACAATGCCGGAAAAACAACTATTCTCAAGAAGTTCAATGGAGAAGATATTGACACCATCTCCCCGACACTGGGGTTCAATATCAAGACCCTGGAGCACCGAGG ATTCAAGCTAAACATCTGGGATGTGGGCGGCCAGAAGTCCTTGCGGTCCTACTGGCGGAACTACTTTGAGAGTACTGACGGCCTCATCTGGGTGGTGGACAGTGCTGACCGCCAGCGCATGGAAGACTGCCAGAGGGAGCTCCAGAGCCTGTTGGTGGAGGAG CGCTTGGCTGGAGCAACCCTTCTCATCTTTGCCAACAAGCAGGACCTGCCTGGAGCATTGTCCTCTAACGCCATCCGAGAG GCCTTGGAACTGGACTCCATCCGCAGCCACCACTGGTGCATCCAGGGTTGCAGTGCCGTGACCGGGGAGAACCTGCTGCCTGGCATCGACTGGCTCCTGGATGACATTTCCAGCCGTGTATTCACAGCTGACTGA
- the ARL2 gene encoding ADP-ribosylation factor-like protein 2 isoform X5, giving the protein MCPSGLDNAGKTTILKKFNGEDIDTISPTLGFNIKTLEHRGFKLNIWDVGGQKSLRSYWRNYFESTDGLIWVVDSADRQRMEDCQRELQSLLVEERLAGATLLIFANKQDLPGALSSNAIREMAKQAQRNYVTTQGHTASLGTGLHPQPPLVHPGLQCRDRGEPAAWHRLAPG; this is encoded by the exons ATGTGTCCCAGTGGCCTGGACAATGCCGGAAAAACAACTATTCTCAAGAAGTTCAATGGAGAAGATATTGACACCATCTCCCCGACACTGGGGTTCAATATCAAGACCCTGGAGCACCGAGG ATTCAAGCTAAACATCTGGGATGTGGGCGGCCAGAAGTCCTTGCGGTCCTACTGGCGGAACTACTTTGAGAGTACTGACGGCCTCATCTGGGTGGTGGACAGTGCTGACCGCCAGCGCATGGAAGACTGCCAGAGGGAGCTCCAGAGCCTGTTGGTGGAGGAG CGCTTGGCTGGAGCAACCCTTCTCATCTTTGCCAACAAGCAGGACCTGCCTGGAGCATTGTCCTCTAACGCCATCCGAGAG atggcaaAGCAAGCTCAGAGGAATTATGTaactacccaaggtcacacagcca GCCTTGGAACTGGACTCCATCCGCAGCCACCACTGGTGCATCCAGGGTTGCAGTGCCGTGACCGGGGAGAACCTGCTGCCTGGCATCGACTGGCTCCTGGATGA